In one Sphingomonas sp. S1-29 genomic region, the following are encoded:
- the folK gene encoding 2-amino-4-hydroxy-6-hydroxymethyldihydropteridine diphosphokinase has protein sequence MQEATYLIALGSNRRSRHGGPRATLAAAMAALPGVIAAAPIVETAPIGPSRRRFANGAVLVRSNLPPPAMLGALKAIEAGFGRRPGQRWGARVLDLDIILWAGGIFTARSLAIPHVAFRARDFVLSPAAAIAPRWRDPVTGLTLAQLAARLARVRPVDRKRARP, from the coding sequence GTGCAGGAAGCAACTTATCTGATCGCGCTCGGCTCGAACCGGCGGAGCCGCCACGGCGGTCCGCGCGCGACGCTCGCGGCGGCGATGGCGGCGTTGCCCGGCGTGATCGCCGCCGCACCGATCGTCGAGACCGCGCCGATCGGCCCCTCTCGCCGCCGCTTCGCCAATGGCGCGGTGCTGGTGCGGAGCAATCTGCCACCCCCCGCGATGCTGGGTGCGCTCAAGGCGATCGAGGCGGGGTTCGGCAGGCGGCCGGGCCAGCGCTGGGGCGCCCGCGTGCTCGATCTCGACATCATCCTTTGGGCAGGCGGCATCTTCACCGCGCGGTCGCTGGCGATCCCGCACGTCGCGTTCCGCGCCCGCGACTTCGTCCTGTCCCCCGCCGCGGCGATCGCCCCCCGCTGGCGCGATCCCGTTACCGGACTGACGCTGGCGCAGCTCGCCGCCAGGCTCGCGCGCGTACGCCCGGTTGACCGCAAGCGCGCGCGACCCTAG
- a CDS encoding polyprenyl synthetase family protein: protein MSASDPLSDAWSLLGGERARFDAGLLDALYPQRRYLTEIERATYCGGKKLRPLLLLLSARMCSAQEDGPLPAKAIQAAVSLEMLHTATLIHDDIIDEAAQRRGAPSTAAARGTKTAILIGDLQFVQAIRVFAASVETQRDMQLVNHVLDVGFKLCCGELDELDIDSTRSIDELRMRYFRTIDRKTATLFGFACEAGATLADAGQRMIYALSQFGWNVGRAFQIMDDVLDFLHPESLAGKGAHADLLAQRMTLPIILALPEFEPDHVLHRVVRGESTDVESIAAAARAVTDSAGLMRAYALARSYTILAIGQLNLVPAGPHRDAAEAIAYHVVDRPFLASSNQPAADRAVA, encoded by the coding sequence GTGAGCGCGAGCGATCCGCTGAGCGACGCTTGGTCGCTGCTGGGGGGCGAGCGCGCGCGCTTCGACGCGGGGCTGCTCGACGCGCTGTACCCCCAGCGCCGCTACCTGACCGAGATCGAGCGCGCGACCTATTGCGGGGGCAAGAAGCTGCGCCCGTTGCTGTTGCTGCTGTCGGCGCGCATGTGCAGCGCACAGGAAGATGGGCCGTTGCCCGCCAAGGCGATCCAGGCCGCGGTCTCGCTCGAGATGCTGCACACCGCCACGCTGATCCACGACGACATCATCGACGAGGCGGCGCAGCGCCGCGGGGCGCCGTCGACGGCTGCCGCGCGCGGGACCAAGACCGCGATCCTCATCGGCGATCTGCAGTTCGTCCAGGCGATCCGCGTGTTTGCCGCGAGCGTCGAAACCCAGCGCGACATGCAGTTGGTCAATCACGTGCTCGATGTCGGATTCAAGCTGTGCTGCGGCGAACTCGACGAGCTCGACATCGATTCGACGCGTTCGATCGACGAACTGCGGATGCGGTATTTCCGCACGATCGACCGCAAGACCGCGACGCTTTTCGGCTTTGCGTGTGAGGCGGGTGCGACGCTCGCCGATGCAGGGCAGCGCATGATCTATGCGCTCAGCCAGTTCGGCTGGAACGTCGGGCGCGCATTCCAGATCATGGATGACGTGCTCGATTTCCTGCATCCCGAGTCGTTGGCGGGGAAGGGAGCGCATGCCGATTTGCTGGCGCAGCGGATGACGCTGCCGATCATCTTAGCGCTGCCCGAGTTCGAGCCCGATCATGTCTTGCACCGCGTGGTGCGCGGCGAAAGCACCGATGTCGAATCGATCGCCGCGGCGGCGCGTGCGGTCACCGATTCGGCCGGGTTGATGCGCGCCTATGCCCTCGCGCGCTCCTATACCATACTCGCCATCGGCCAGCTCAACCTCGTGCCCGCCGGTCCGCATCGCGATGCCGCGGAGGCGATCGCCTATCATGTGGTCGATCGTCCTTTCCTGGCCTCTTCAAACCAGCCCGCCGCCGATCGCGCCGTGGCTTGA